The following coding sequences are from one Prochlorococcus sp. MIT 0604 window:
- a CDS encoding ABC transporter permease, whose product MSRNISIKEALGMATKTLVSNKLRSSLTMLGIIIGNASVITLVGLGRGAQTLAKNQLSNLGANVLFIVPGNNDTRRRGITFPKNLVLEDAAAISNQVPTVKKVAPQISANEIVQSNSKSLNISIAGVTPEFLEVRSFEVDKGRFLSKSDVNSARSFVVIGPDLKDEFFKDKSSSLGKKIRIKDHTYEIIGILKPKGAVFGSNQDKNAYIPLTTMVNRITGKDPTYGVSLSFISVEAINKNATSAAKFQITNLLRQRHKIIRDDDFAVRSQEDALNIVTNITSGLTFLLAGIGAVSLVVGGIGIMNIMLVSVSERTEEIGLRKAIGAKQSDILIQFLIEALILSTIGGLIGTTTGLSGVFLLSLITPLPASVGITTTFSTMIISGSIGLIFGVLPAKRASKLDPIVALRSL is encoded by the coding sequence ATGTCTAGGAATATCTCAATAAAAGAAGCCTTGGGCATGGCCACAAAAACATTAGTTTCGAACAAATTGAGAAGTTCGTTAACAATGCTGGGGATAATTATAGGAAATGCTTCAGTTATTACACTTGTTGGACTTGGTAGAGGTGCTCAAACATTAGCAAAAAACCAATTAAGTAATTTAGGTGCCAATGTTTTATTTATTGTTCCCGGAAATAATGACACAAGAAGAAGAGGTATTACATTTCCTAAAAACCTAGTTTTAGAAGATGCAGCAGCAATAAGTAATCAAGTACCCACAGTTAAAAAAGTAGCTCCTCAAATCTCTGCTAACGAAATAGTGCAATCAAATTCTAAAAGTTTAAATATTTCAATTGCTGGAGTTACTCCTGAATTTCTTGAAGTAAGAAGCTTTGAAGTAGATAAGGGAAGATTTTTATCAAAAAGTGATGTTAATAGTGCAAGAAGTTTTGTTGTAATAGGCCCTGATCTTAAAGACGAATTTTTCAAAGATAAATCATCATCACTTGGAAAAAAAATCAGAATTAAAGACCATACGTATGAAATTATCGGAATATTAAAACCAAAAGGTGCTGTATTTGGAAGTAATCAAGACAAAAATGCATATATACCATTAACAACAATGGTCAATAGGATTACAGGGAAAGACCCGACATATGGAGTAAGTTTAAGCTTCATTAGTGTTGAAGCGATAAATAAAAATGCAACTAGTGCCGCTAAATTTCAGATTACTAACTTATTAAGGCAAAGACATAAAATAATCAGAGATGATGACTTTGCGGTTAGATCACAAGAAGATGCATTGAATATAGTAACCAACATAACAAGTGGACTAACTTTTTTGCTGGCTGGTATTGGGGCAGTATCTTTAGTAGTTGGAGGGATAGGAATTATGAATATTATGCTCGTTTCTGTAAGCGAAAGGACTGAAGAGATTGGACTTAGAAAAGCAATAGGAGCTAAACAGTCAGATATATTAATTCAATTTTTAATTGAGGCATTGATTTTATCTACGATTGGAGGATTAATTGGAACAACAACGGGATTATCAGGTGTATTTCTTTTATCTCTGATAACACCACTTCCTGCATCAGTAGGAATTACAACTACTTTTTCCACAATGATAATTTCAGGATCAATAGGTTTAATCTTTGGCGTTCTGCCTGCAAAAAGAGCTTCTAAATTAGATCCAATTGTTGCATTGAGAAGTTTATAA
- the pyk gene encoding pyruvate kinase — MSNIDLKRRTKIVATIGPATQSEEIITDLIKAGVTTFRLNFSHGDHKDHAERIKTIREVSKKLDIDIGILQDLQGPKIRLGRFKEGPVKVKKGDKFTLTSNEVECTNTIANVTYDNLSQEVSEGKRILLDDGKIEMLVEKVDIKNNNLECIVTVGGVLSNNKGVNFPDVQLSVKALTEKDKEDLKFGLSEGVDWIALSFVRNPSDINEIKDLINKNGHSTPVVAKIEKFEAIDQIDTVLPLCDGVMVARGDLGVEMPAEEVPLLQKELIRKANSLGIPIITATQMLDSMASNPRPTRAEVSDVANAILDGTDAVMLSNETAVGDYPVEAVETMATIARRIERDYPLKAIESHLPSTIPNAISAAVSNIARQLDAGAIIPLTKSGSTARNVSKFRPPTPILATTTERSVARRLQLVWGVTPIVVKNDERTAKTFSLAMQIAQEMGILNQGDLVVQTAGTLTGISGSTDLIKVGLVRKIVSRGISIGEIGVTGKARIIKNNLDISLICPGEILFVPKELMKNIPLSKNIAGIVTDQNVNDVYALFNKNNKKISTICNLENMDNHQINNGDLITLQLNEGVIYMGQIEEDDDAIDKYKYV, encoded by the coding sequence ATGTCGAATATTGATTTAAAAAGAAGAACAAAAATAGTAGCAACTATTGGCCCTGCGACTCAATCTGAAGAGATAATTACAGATTTAATTAAAGCTGGAGTAACAACATTCAGATTAAATTTCTCACATGGAGATCATAAAGATCATGCTGAGAGAATAAAAACCATAAGGGAAGTATCAAAAAAGTTAGATATAGATATAGGAATATTGCAGGATCTTCAAGGACCTAAAATACGATTAGGACGCTTTAAAGAAGGTCCAGTAAAAGTTAAAAAAGGCGATAAATTCACACTGACATCAAATGAAGTCGAATGTACAAATACTATTGCTAATGTAACCTACGACAACCTTTCTCAAGAAGTTAGCGAAGGGAAAAGAATTCTTTTAGATGATGGAAAAATAGAAATGCTTGTAGAAAAAGTTGATATAAAAAATAATAATTTGGAGTGTATTGTAACTGTAGGAGGGGTTCTTTCAAACAATAAGGGTGTTAATTTTCCAGATGTTCAATTATCAGTAAAAGCATTAACAGAAAAAGATAAAGAGGATTTAAAATTCGGTTTATCTGAAGGAGTTGATTGGATAGCACTAAGTTTCGTAAGAAATCCATCAGATATAAATGAGATAAAAGATTTAATAAACAAAAATGGGCATTCAACTCCTGTAGTTGCAAAAATTGAAAAATTTGAAGCAATTGATCAGATAGATACAGTATTACCCTTATGTGATGGGGTTATGGTTGCAAGAGGTGATTTGGGAGTAGAAATGCCTGCTGAAGAAGTTCCACTTTTACAAAAGGAACTAATAAGAAAAGCTAATTCACTAGGAATCCCAATAATTACAGCGACTCAAATGCTTGATTCTATGGCCTCTAACCCAAGACCAACTAGGGCCGAAGTTAGTGATGTTGCAAATGCAATTCTGGATGGTACAGATGCTGTAATGCTTTCAAACGAAACTGCAGTTGGCGATTATCCTGTAGAGGCAGTTGAAACGATGGCAACCATCGCAAGAAGAATTGAAAGGGATTATCCACTTAAGGCTATTGAAAGCCACTTACCCAGTACGATCCCAAATGCTATTAGTGCGGCAGTAAGTAACATAGCAAGACAACTTGATGCAGGAGCTATAATCCCTTTAACAAAATCAGGTTCTACAGCTCGAAATGTAAGTAAGTTCAGACCACCAACACCTATCTTGGCAACTACTACAGAGAGGAGTGTAGCGAGAAGATTACAACTTGTATGGGGAGTTACTCCAATAGTAGTTAAAAATGACGAAAGAACAGCAAAAACTTTTAGTTTAGCTATGCAAATAGCTCAGGAGATGGGAATCCTAAATCAAGGAGATTTAGTAGTTCAAACCGCAGGTACATTAACTGGAATTAGCGGCTCTACAGATTTAATAAAAGTTGGTTTAGTAAGAAAGATTGTATCAAGAGGAATTTCAATAGGGGAAATCGGTGTTACGGGTAAAGCAAGAATAATAAAAAATAATCTTGATATATCCTTAATTTGCCCAGGAGAAATATTATTTGTTCCTAAGGAATTAATGAAAAATATTCCACTGAGTAAAAATATTGCCGGTATTGTTACCGACCAAAATGTAAATGATGTTTATGCTTTGTTTAATAAAAATAATAAAAAGATTTCTACAATTTGTAATTTAGAAAATATGGATAATCATCAAATCAATAATGGCGACCTTATTACACTCCAGCTTAATGAAGGTGTTATATACATGGGACAAATTGAAGAAGATGATGATGCAATAGATAAATATAAATATGTCTAG
- a CDS encoding nucleoside triphosphate pyrophosphohydrolase family protein, whose product MDFKTYQKKARETAQYPDLGSNNIYPTLGLVGEAGEVAEKVKKVIRDKNGIFDNESKLGIKKELGDVLWYVSNLCTELNFNLEDVAVQNLEKLKLRAAKGKIRGSGDDR is encoded by the coding sequence ATGGATTTTAAAACTTATCAGAAAAAAGCTAGAGAAACAGCACAATATCCAGATTTAGGTTCAAATAATATTTATCCAACTCTTGGTTTGGTTGGAGAGGCCGGTGAGGTAGCAGAAAAAGTGAAAAAAGTTATAAGAGATAAAAATGGTATATTTGATAACGAATCAAAATTAGGTATTAAAAAAGAGTTGGGAGATGTTTTGTGGTATGTATCAAATCTTTGTACAGAATTAAATTTCAATTTAGAGGATGTTGCAGTACAAAACCTTGAAAAACTAAAATTAAGAGCTGCTAAAGGGAAGATAAGAGGTTCTGGAGATGATAGATAA
- a CDS encoding YggT family protein yields the protein MLSEIFAVLGQTLSIYSFILIIRILLTWFPGIDWSNGVLSALTSITDPYLNIFRGIIPPIGGFDISSLLAFLLLNVIQNLITNLQYASLGYS from the coding sequence ATGTTATCTGAGATTTTTGCTGTTCTGGGCCAAACCTTATCAATTTATTCTTTCATATTGATAATAAGAATTTTACTTACATGGTTTCCAGGTATTGATTGGAGTAACGGTGTTTTATCTGCATTAACTTCCATAACAGATCCTTATTTAAACATTTTTAGAGGTATTATCCCTCCAATAGGTGGATTTGATATATCATCTTTATTAGCTTTTTTACTTTTAAATGTTATTCAAAATTTAATTACAAATCTCCAGTATGCCAGCTTAGGTTATAGCTGA
- the scpB gene encoding SMC-Scp complex subunit ScpB, whose protein sequence is MPISDIDLVTKVEAVLYLKGRPISKKDLSEITNSDINSINDAIKDLKNKYSNPNSAIELNAVNNSFSLELKSSLNEFVDDLLPSELKTSELRTLATIAIKKKILQSDLILLRGSGAYDHIKELLEKKFIVKRKQKDGRSYWLSLSEKFFQTFAVSNEYLSNIGSSNNK, encoded by the coding sequence ATGCCAATATCTGATATAGATCTAGTTACTAAAGTTGAAGCTGTTCTATATTTGAAAGGCAGACCAATATCAAAAAAGGATCTTTCAGAAATTACCAATTCTGATATCAACTCAATAAATGATGCAATTAAAGATCTAAAAAATAAATACTCTAATCCCAATTCAGCTATTGAATTAAATGCAGTTAATAACAGTTTTTCTCTCGAACTAAAATCTAGTCTTAATGAATTCGTCGATGATTTACTTCCTTCTGAATTGAAAACATCCGAACTAAGGACATTGGCAACTATTGCGATCAAAAAAAAGATCCTGCAATCGGATCTTATACTTCTTCGAGGTTCAGGAGCTTATGATCATATTAAAGAATTACTAGAAAAGAAATTTATTGTCAAACGGAAGCAAAAAGACGGCAGATCATATTGGTTATCACTATCAGAAAAGTTTTTTCAAACTTTTGCTGTAAGTAATGAATATCTCTCAAATATAGGAAGCAGCAATAATAAGTAA
- the ilvA gene encoding threonine ammonia-lyase, biosynthetic — protein sequence MNDYFEKILQAEVYEVAKKTPLEKAHNLSNILNNEVFLKREDLQDVFSFKIRGAYNKMSKLSKSQLTQGVITSSAGNHAQGVALSALKLNCQATILMPITTPLVKVNAVKNLKAKVILFGDNYDETYQEAIRISHERNLCFIHPFDDPEVIAGQGTIAIELEQQLPEKPYAIYIAVGGGGLISGISLYIKKIWPEVKIIGVEPEDADAMTKSLEEEKIVELSSVGQFADGVAVKKIGKNTFDIGRKFIDKMIRVNTDEICAAIKDVFEDTRSILEPAGALSIAGMKKDILNSNYSNRKMVAIACGANMNFERLRFVAERAELGECKEVMMAVEIPERAGSLIDFCKLLDNRNLTEFSYRMSNSNNAQIFVGVQVYGLNDKKNLLNVFRNSKYSFIDISDDELSKNHLRHMVGGRLPRNFKEMDYRNFVELLYRFEFPERPGALINFLNNMKSNWSISVFHYRNYGADVGKIVIGVLIHKNEISEWNKFVRILGYKFWDETQNDTYKLFLGASD from the coding sequence ATGAATGATTATTTTGAAAAAATACTTCAAGCTGAAGTCTATGAAGTAGCTAAAAAAACACCACTAGAGAAAGCACATAATTTAAGTAATATACTTAATAATGAAGTTTTTCTAAAAAGAGAGGATCTTCAAGATGTATTTTCATTCAAAATAAGAGGGGCATACAACAAGATGAGTAAGCTCAGTAAATCTCAGCTTACTCAGGGAGTAATTACTTCAAGTGCTGGCAATCATGCTCAAGGAGTTGCACTTAGTGCTCTCAAATTAAATTGCCAAGCAACCATATTAATGCCAATTACAACACCTTTAGTAAAAGTTAATGCAGTAAAAAATTTAAAAGCAAAAGTTATATTATTTGGTGATAATTATGATGAAACATATCAAGAGGCAATAAGGATTAGCCATGAAAGAAATTTATGTTTTATTCATCCTTTTGATGATCCAGAGGTAATAGCCGGACAAGGAACTATAGCTATTGAACTTGAACAGCAACTCCCGGAAAAACCTTATGCAATTTATATTGCAGTTGGTGGTGGTGGATTGATATCAGGAATCTCTTTATATATTAAAAAAATATGGCCTGAAGTAAAAATAATTGGCGTAGAACCTGAAGATGCAGACGCTATGACAAAATCCTTGGAAGAAGAAAAAATTGTGGAATTATCATCTGTTGGTCAATTTGCAGATGGAGTGGCGGTTAAAAAAATTGGTAAAAATACATTTGATATTGGTAGAAAATTTATAGATAAGATGATTAGGGTTAATACTGACGAAATATGTGCTGCTATAAAAGATGTTTTTGAGGATACTAGGTCAATATTAGAACCCGCAGGTGCCTTATCAATCGCAGGAATGAAAAAAGACATTCTAAATTCGAATTATTCAAATAGAAAAATGGTTGCGATTGCATGTGGTGCAAATATGAATTTTGAGAGGCTTAGATTTGTAGCAGAAAGAGCAGAACTTGGAGAGTGTAAAGAAGTAATGATGGCTGTTGAAATTCCTGAGCGTGCTGGTAGTCTAATTGATTTTTGTAAGTTACTTGATAATAGAAATTTAACTGAATTTAGCTATAGGATGTCGAATTCTAATAATGCACAGATTTTTGTTGGAGTTCAAGTCTATGGGTTAAACGATAAAAAAAATCTATTAAATGTATTTAGAAATTCAAAGTACTCATTTATTGATATAAGTGATGATGAATTATCTAAAAATCATCTCAGACATATGGTAGGTGGAAGATTACCAAGGAATTTTAAAGAGATGGATTATAGAAACTTTGTTGAGCTTTTATACAGATTTGAGTTTCCTGAAAGGCCCGGCGCATTAATAAACTTTTTAAATAATATGAAATCTAATTGGTCTATAAGCGTTTTTCACTACAGGAATTATGGTGCTGATGTAGGGAAAATTGTTATTGGAGTTTTAATCCATAAAAATGAGATTTCAGAGTGGAATAAATTTGTAAGAATTCTAGGCTATAAATTCTGGGATGAAACTCAAAACGATACATATAAATTATTCCTTGGTGCATCAGATTAA